A section of the Ruania halotolerans genome encodes:
- a CDS encoding LacI family DNA-binding transcriptional regulator has product MPSVTLSDVAREAGVSLATASRAINGSANRTVRPELQERVLAAAARLGYSPDANAQAMARGRTATLGLIVHDIADPYFSSIAAGVTAAAEAEGLMVTLASTGHQPEKELAFVEVLQSQRARAIVIAGGRQDDDEVNSRLRAALSVYQARGGTVALIGQPIFEVHTVAIDNIGGSAELARALHGIGYREFAILSGPRRHLTGAERTEGFLTALAELDIQVPAERVVESAFTRDGGYQAMTELLRRTGARAQPQMAVFAVNDVMAMGAMAATRDAGLAVGVDVPIAGFDDIVTLRDVTPGLSTVAVPLLEAGRSATAMALSAVTGEPVVERLGGEVVLRDSTPAV; this is encoded by the coding sequence ATGCCCTCCGTGACCCTGAGCGACGTTGCCCGAGAGGCGGGAGTCTCACTGGCGACGGCATCCCGCGCCATCAACGGCAGCGCCAACCGCACCGTCCGGCCTGAGCTGCAGGAGCGCGTGCTGGCCGCTGCCGCCCGGCTCGGCTACTCCCCCGACGCGAACGCCCAGGCGATGGCTCGCGGGCGCACCGCCACGCTCGGTCTCATCGTGCATGACATCGCCGATCCCTACTTCTCCTCGATCGCCGCGGGGGTGACGGCGGCGGCAGAGGCCGAGGGGTTGATGGTGACGCTGGCCAGTACGGGCCACCAGCCGGAGAAGGAACTGGCGTTCGTCGAAGTGCTGCAGAGCCAACGCGCTCGGGCAATAGTGATCGCCGGTGGTCGCCAGGACGACGATGAGGTGAACTCACGGCTGCGCGCCGCCCTCTCCGTGTACCAGGCACGGGGAGGCACGGTGGCGCTGATCGGACAACCGATCTTCGAGGTGCACACCGTGGCGATCGACAACATCGGCGGTTCCGCCGAGCTGGCCCGGGCGCTCCACGGCATCGGATACCGGGAGTTCGCCATCCTCTCCGGCCCACGGCGCCACCTCACCGGCGCCGAGCGCACGGAGGGATTCCTGACGGCGCTCGCCGAGCTGGACATCCAGGTACCCGCTGAGCGCGTGGTGGAGTCGGCATTCACACGGGACGGCGGCTACCAGGCGATGACCGAACTGCTCAGGCGCACGGGTGCCCGGGCACAACCACAGATGGCCGTCTTCGCCGTCAATGACGTGATGGCGATGGGCGCTATGGCGGCCACCCGCGATGCCGGACTCGCCGTGGGTGTGGACGTGCCGATCGCCGGATTCGACGACATCGTGACCCTGCGCGACGTCACACCCGGGCTGTCCACCGTGGCCGTGCCACTGCTTGAGGCGGGCCGCAGCGCCACCGCGATGGCACTGTCCGCCGTCACCGGCGAGCCGGTGGTGGAACGTCTCGGCGGCGAAGTCGTGCTGCGCGACTCCACGCCTGCGGTCTAG
- a CDS encoding S1 family peptidase: MRTRPLAAGVIGLAVIAATAAPASAIRYGDADAGEHPNVGLMIAYAEDDAGVLQPQWRCSGTMMDPDTYLTAGHCTFGADAVAIWFDDDLQGEERPDIVDLDSADATGTPYSHPEYDDAQFFLHDVGVVELDEPVTFDSYGQLPEQGYWDAQLATKKKDRDSFDVVGYGLQRSLPNSGGAAALTQAEWIKLQATVDLIRDDRMFGQQGAGHSVTLTNNANTGGTCSGDSGGPTFIADTDVVVGVTSYGVNTTCTGIGGSYRIDQPDDLEWLGQFIG; this comes from the coding sequence ATGCGTACTCGACCCCTGGCCGCCGGTGTGATTGGACTGGCCGTGATCGCTGCCACCGCAGCACCCGCTTCGGCCATTCGATATGGCGACGCAGACGCGGGCGAACATCCGAACGTCGGACTGATGATCGCTTATGCGGAAGACGACGCCGGTGTGCTTCAGCCACAATGGCGCTGCTCCGGAACGATGATGGACCCGGATACCTACCTGACGGCAGGGCACTGCACCTTCGGTGCGGACGCCGTCGCGATCTGGTTCGACGACGACCTCCAAGGAGAGGAGCGTCCGGACATCGTCGACCTGGATTCCGCGGATGCCACCGGTACCCCGTACTCGCACCCGGAGTATGACGACGCGCAGTTCTTCCTGCATGACGTGGGCGTGGTCGAACTCGACGAGCCGGTCACCTTCGACTCCTACGGCCAACTACCCGAGCAGGGCTACTGGGATGCCCAGCTCGCGACGAAGAAGAAGGATCGCGACTCCTTCGACGTGGTCGGCTACGGTCTCCAGCGCAGCCTTCCCAATTCCGGCGGTGCCGCGGCACTGACCCAGGCTGAGTGGATCAAACTGCAGGCCACCGTCGATCTCATCCGGGATGACCGGATGTTCGGTCAGCAGGGTGCGGGCCACTCCGTGACGCTCACGAACAATGCCAACACCGGGGGTACCTGCTCCGGTGATTCGGGCGGGCCGACGTTCATCGCCGATACCGACGTCGTCGTGGGCGTGACCTCCTACGGGGTGAACACCACCTGCACCGGGATCGGCGGTTCGTACCGGATCGACCAGCCGGACGACCTGGAGTGGCTGGGCCAGTTCATCGGCTGA